ACAGCTCTGCAGGCGAATGATGAGACACAGATGGACACTATGAACTCCAGCAAGGAGAAAACAGCCAAAACACCTGATATTCCCTGGGACCTGACCTATAGACAGAGAGGAACAGGAAACAGTAGTTAACTAGACTACAATGCCATTTTGGAGCAATTATGAGCACTTTGTGAACTTTCAGTTTCAATGTGGACTAAAATGAACTATAAACAAACTTTATAACAGTTATCTACCTTAGTATTGCTTTCATGTTGCCAATGTCACATGTAGGCATAATTTAAATTAGCCTAATGAAAAATATTCAACAGTACAATATAAAAGATTGTAGATGGTAAATACCTCTTTATCAATTTACAAATATCTCCTGACCAATGAAAGTTAAAAATTAATAAGCATTTGGTATATACCCAGTACTGTTGACAGAAATTGTATGGATAGTCACAGTACAACATGATCCCAGCACTGTCTAAAGAATGGAGGATGATGCCAGTAAGAGCAGTAACCGTGGCGACAACATTCATTCCCAGGGAGCCTTTCACCTaagggacagtgagagagagcagaaagaggacATGGGAATGGCTGGTTGTGGAAGGAAATTTCGGAAGCGTTAAACGCAATACCGAATTCAGTATGTTGTTATTCcttatcattgttattattattctttAAAGGGGCAGTCCACAGTTAATGCCAGTGGCCTCCCCACTGCTTGTGTTTTGGGAGGAAAACAAGCAGATGAACGAAAACATGAGTGCCTATCGTACAGTAGATTTTATGTATTCAAATTGGTGTGGAACTTTATAAATCAAAAGCCTAAACTTTATTGGGGAAAAAATATTGATACTGACCAGACATTTGTTCAGTTTGTTGtcagcggcaacagtgagagagcCTGCAACTACATACTGAGAAGGAACAAGGAATAGATTATTCCATGCGCAtcctaaatggctccctattccctacatagtgcaccataTGAATACTGTatccctatttcctacatagtgcattatatagggaatactgtgccatttgagacacacatATTTCTACAGTATGACCAAAGTTCAAATTCAAGTTTAATTCCTCCCACATAGAAGTCAATACAAAATTAAATGCATGAGTGAATACATGGCATAGGCCTAGCCAAATACATATATGATGATAAAAGTCATTGGTTAAGACAAATTGTTAGTTAAGACAAGTCATTATTTTTAAAGCATTACTTCAacttaaataaatatatttttaaagtcaCATGATTTAACTATGAGGACGTTTTGTTTTGCATCCAGGCAGACAGGAAATGTAAGGGAGGATTGTTAGACAAAGCAGCTCAAGCAGCTCACTCACAATGATAGATCCCCAGACAAATATTCCACTGGCTACTCCAATATTATCCAACCACGGTGCTGTAGCCATCACGATTCCTGTTAACAGCATCATCAAACCAATCATGATCTGTACGGTCTGTGAGAGAAAAACAAAGCGCAAAGCAGGAAATTCATTTTTTCTGTTCTTCCGTTACATTCAACCCATTACATTCAACCAAAATTGTCATTTTAATTTGAAAATTCTTACCCCAAGCGCTTTTGGATGCCCTGCCCGGAAACTTCCCAGCACTGAAGAGACCGTCTGTCCCAGACAGTGAGGGGTAGAAGCGACCCCTGCGACCCCCATCCTGTTCCCATCAGGGTAGACATGGGTGATGACCACCACCCCATTAGTGGTGGTTGTTTGAGAACTGGACATCTTCACAGAGGAGGGAATGATGTTTGTGTAAGAGGGGATCTGACTGGTTGTTGTGTGTCATGCTTTATACTTTACCTGGGACTTCCTGGTAATAAGTTACATGTGACTGTCATGAATAGCAAGTGTGTCAGCCTCTCATGAAACTTTGAACTCTCTCCATTGaatatagggtgtgtgtgtgtgtgtgtgtgtgtgtgtgtgtgtgtgtgtgtgtgtgtgtgtgtgtgtgtgtgtgtgtgtggcagtgcccaaacaagggcactgcgttcatcaacctctggcctgctggcccccctacctctgcggaagcacagttcccgctcagcccagtcaaaactgttcgctgctctggcaccccaatggtggaacaagctccctcacgacgccaggacagcggagtcgatcaccaccttccgtagacacctgaaaccccacctctttaaggaatacctgggataggatatagtaatccttctgaccccccccccccccccaaaaaaaagatatagctgtactattgtaaagtggttgttccactggatatcataaggtgaatgcaccaatttgtaagtcgctctggataagagcgtctgctaaatgacgtaaatgtaaatgtggctggctggctggctgggtcaTAATGACACTTTGGGGTGGACACCcacctgtctcgatcaatgagagaagactAGAAATAGATAAGATGTTGGCGTACActgttggattacttcatggagcaaaaaaaattacattttaataacggagcattttctaaattcaaacgcAT
This genomic stretch from Salmo trutta chromosome 32, fSalTru1.1, whole genome shotgun sequence harbors:
- the LOC115170910 gene encoding membrane-spanning 4-domains subfamily A member 4A, which produces MSSSQTTTTNGVVVITHVYPDGNRMGVAGVASTPHCLGQTVSSVLGSFRAGHPKALGTVQIMIGLMMLLTGIVMATAPWLDNIGVASGIFVWGSIIYVVAGSLTVAADNKLNKCLVKGSLGMNVVATVTALTGIILHSLDSAGIMLYCDYPYNFCQQYWVRSQGISGVLAVFSLLEFIVSICVSSFACRAVCLCCHSTPEQVSSTVYQIPVPHGSMTPSNAPYPPQNNYETGNYPKGPEGDGMGTGFQQNHLPPQYIA